The following coding sequences lie in one Spinacia oleracea cultivar Varoflay chromosome 1, BTI_SOV_V1, whole genome shotgun sequence genomic window:
- the LOC110779212 gene encoding protein OXIDATIVE STRESS 3 LIKE 4 has translation MSVVDLIPGNSVGRGKLEIGNGELSSEEDLTTRSDGSTESSSIGQPDDDDVTDDDDEDEVQSTLSSLASLEDSLPIKRGLSKYYGGKSKSYGNLGEVSNVNEIGKSENPFNKRRRSLMAYNLMFKSGSKQEKLMMNKKKKSGGLFYSHSNHISMPLLPLAEQDDDDNDDDNDGVVDDSSDADDYYTTTTASNVSVANVVSDVKDWHR, from the exons ATGTCAGTGGTTGACTTGATACCGGGAAATTCAGTGGGAAGGGGAAAATTAGAAATAGGAAATGGCGAGTTAAGTTCGGAAGAAGATCTGACAACGAGATCAGACGGTTCAACGGAAAGCTCATCCATCGGACAACCTGATGACGATGATGTTaccgatgatgatgatgaagatgaagtGCAGAGCACTCTGTCGTCTCTAGCCTCTCTTGAAGACTCTCTCCCCATCAA GAGGGGATTATCAAAATACTATGGAGGAAAATCGAAGTCGTACGGGAACCTGGGTGAAGTGAGTAACGTGAATGAAATAGGGAAATCAGAGAACCCGTTTAACAAGAGGAGAAGGAGTTTAATGGCTTATAATCTCATGTTTAAGAGTGGTAGTAAACAGGAGAAATTGATGATGAATAAGAAGAAGAAATCTGGAGGCTTATTCTATTCTCATTCTAATCACATCTCTATGCCCCTTTTACCCCTTGCCGAACAAGATGACGATGACAATGACGACGATAACGACGGTGTGGTTGATGATTCCTCCGATGCCGATGATTACTATACTACTACTACTGCTAGTAATGTTAGTGTTGCTAATGTTGTTTCCGATGTTAAGGATTGGCATAGATGA
- the LOC110785372 gene encoding uncharacterized protein, giving the protein MASDQEEDEFLGFSDDEGDGTNSDSDYDDDEATQNAVSEVNAHQIGDFEQNQQLPDLNEVGQEYAQECEVGPQHTSGISDNHSVPFLFDLNMPTQQKFPPSPIHQTETEQNHHKPRTPRINNELRLEILLFLLLRKKKHSDELIHGTNRQAVIKFGYTRKTIRLIWQRALAHKAAMDSYFYDSKYHNCGRKRIQVTYESIASIAMGDRTTIIDLARMLNLSPTTIWRMVKRKQIKPHSSPLNPGISEECKMARMKWVLGLLMDYSIPNDPTYYSMYDFIHIDEKWFYLTQKSQRVYLANNEPFPHRKGKSRTKIPKFMFMAAVARPRWGQDGQCEWDGKLGIFPFTDAVAAKRTSKNRVKGTIETKPIKSVNQIATRAMLINYLIPAIKEKWPPHEGERVIYIIQDNAKAHILQNDQEWQQHYKQDGFTLILTQQPANSPDCNILDLGFFRSIQSLMHKKMPKTVEDLSGAVTEAYNELHAKTLSNVWMSLQYVGNEILKHKGDNDYQLPHNKKKILEDEGNLPEQVKAPRWAVNECKQLVDEWRANQ; this is encoded by the coding sequence atggcttcagatcaagaggaGGACGAGTTCCTCGGTTTTTCCGATGATGAAGGAGACGGCACGAACTCTGATTCagattatgatgatgatgaagcaaCCCAAAATGCTGTAAGTGAAGTAAATGCTCATCAAATAGGGGACTTTGAGCAAAATCAACAATTGCCAGATCTGAATGAAGTGGGACAAGAATATGCACAAGAATGTGAAGTGGGACCACAGCATACATCAGGTATATCAGATAACCACTCAGttccatttttgtttgatttgaacatgCCAACACAACAAAAGTTCCCACCATCTCCAATTCATCAAACAGAAACAGAGCAAAATCATCATAAGCCTAGAACCCCAAGGATTAACAACGAATTAAGGTTGGAAATCTTGTTGTTCCTTCtcttaagaaaaaaaaagcatTCAGATGAACTCATTCATGGGACAAATAGGCAGGCTGTTATAAAGTTTGGTTACACAAGGAAGACAATTAGACTAATATGGCAGAGAGCATTGGCACATAAGGCAGCCATGGATTCGTATTTCTATGATAGCAAATATCACAACTGTGGGAGGAAGAGAATTCAAGTAACATATGAGTCTATAGCCTCCATAGCCATGGGGGATAGAACAACCATTATTGATCTAGCAAGGATGCTCAATTTGAGTCCCACAACAATTTGGAGAATGGTGAAAAGAAAACAGATAAAACCACATTCAAGTCCATTGAATCCAGGCATTTCAGAAGAATGCAAGATGGCAAGGATGAAGTGGGTACTTGGTCTCTTAATGGACTACTCAATACCAAATGATCCCACATATTACAGCATGTATGATTTCATTCACATCGATGAGAAATGGTTCTATCTTACACAAAAAAGTCAAAGAGTTTATTTAGCAAACAATGAACCATTTCCACACAGGAAGGGAAAATCAAGAACTAAGATTCCAAAGTTCATGTTTATGGCAGCAGTAGCAAGGCCAAGATGGGGACAAGATGGGCAGTGTGAGTGGGATGGGAAACTTGGTATATTTCCATTCACAGATGCAGTGGCAGCAAAGAGaacatccaaaaatagagtcaagGGGACAATTGAGACTAAACCAATCAAGTCAGTTAATCAGATTGCAACTAGGGCCATGCTAATCAACTACCTAATCCCAGCAATTAAAGAGAAATGGCCACCACATGAGGGGGAAAGGGTGATATACATCATTCAAGACAATGCAAAGgcacacattttgcaaaatgatCAAGAATGGCAGCAACATTACAAGCAAGATGGCTTCACATTGATATTGACTCAGCAGCcagcaaacagtccagattgTAACATATTAGACTTGGGGTTCTTTAGGTCAATTCAATCACTAATGCACAAAAAGATGCCTAAAACAGTTGAAGATTTAAGTGGTGCTGTGACTGAGGCATATAATGAACTGCATGCAAAGACTCTATCTAATGTGTGGATGTCACTTCAATATGTTGGAAATGAAATTTTGAAACACAAGGGGGACAATGACTACCAACTCCCACACAACaagaaaaagattttagaagatgAGGGGAATCTGCCAGAACAAGTTAAGGCCCCAAGGTGGGCTGTGAATGAATGCAAACAACTTGTTGATGAATGGAGAGCAAATCAGTGA
- the LOC110775520 gene encoding uncharacterized protein, whose amino-acid sequence MGILTLPTLVRLRASVPAATLVPFHSTEREKLIRKSLYLRKPGLQTTQLVRYYSSSITTTRRRMSADATADSSDVGERVEAAEVAAPEDVVVQYVVLRRDLIDTWPLGSVVTQGCHASVAAIWEHKDDAFTLRYCSPSALDSMHKVTLEVKGETQIVNLSEKLKSAGILHKLWIEQPENSPTCLATKPYPKSVVSPIFRKLKLCK is encoded by the exons atgggaATTTTGACATTGCCCACATTGGTCAGGTTAAGGGCATCAGTACCAGCAGCAACATTGGTGCCATTCCATTCGAcggagagagaaaaactaatACGAAAATCGCTGTATCTCCGGAAACCCGGTCTACAAACAACACAACTTGTGAGGTATTACAGTTCATCCATCACCACTACACGGAGGAGGATGAGTGCCGATGCAACCGCAGATTCATCGGATGTAGGAGAGAGAGTGGAGGCAGCAGAAGTGGCGGCGCCGGAAGATGTGGTGGTGCAATACGTGGTGTTAAGGAGAGACCTGATTGACACGTGGCCTCTTGGGAGTGTGGTTACTCAAGGTTGCCATGCCTCTGTTGCTGCTATTTGGGAACACAAAGACGACGCTTTCACCCTCCGCTACTGCTCCCCTTCCGCTCTTGATTCAATGCACAAG GTTACACTGGAAGTTAAAGGAGAGACTCAAATTGTTAATCTTTCAGAAAAACTTAAGTCAGCTGGGATTTTACACAAACTATGGATTGAGCAGCCTGAGAATTCTCCTACATGCTTAGCCACTAAGCCATATCCTAAATCAGTCGTATCGCCTATTTTTAGAAAGCTTAAACTTTGTAAGTGA
- the LOC110775519 gene encoding endoglucanase 16 isoform X2, whose translation MAFTVTTLAWGAIFYESQLQAAGELQNVIDAIRWGTDYFLKCSSRRNRLYVQVGDPLVDHQCWIRPENMQTTRTVLQIDEHKPGTEIAAETSAAMAAASIVFRKTDKKYARRLLNKAKSLFRFAGSFKGTFDGECPFYCSFSGSNDEMQWAATWLYKATQNQTYYHYIEDQSVDATISEFNWDLKYAGSQILLTELYFQGQQNLDEYKKMADSYICAILPSSPYAQAPFTPGGLLYMRDGANLQYATAAALAFSVYGDLLERYKQQVFCGSKQFGSADLLGFAKKQMDYILGANPQQRSYMVGFGKNFPQQPHHRGASNPVMPKSQVVTCAKTFLDYFVKNSPNPNELTGAIVGGPDKGDNFQDRRNLGNYEEPCTYINSCAIGALARLTSSS comes from the exons ATGGCGTTCACGGTGACGACCCTGGCATGGGGAGCTATCTTCTATGAGTCTCAGTTGCAGGCTGCAGGGGAACTCCAGAATGTGATAGATGCCATCAGATGGGGAACTGATTATTTCCTGAAATGTAGCTCCAGACGAAATCGCTTGTACGTTCAGGTTGGAGATCCTTTGGTGGATCATCAGTGTTGGATTCGCCCTGAGAATATGCAAACCACACGTACTGTCTTACAGATTGACGAACATAAACCTGGTACTGAGATTGCTGCTGAAACTTCTGCTGCCATGGCTGCTGCTTCTATTGTCTTCCGCAAAACCGATAAAAAATATGCTCGCCGACTCCTCAACAAGGCTAAATCA CTCTTTAGATTTGCTGGAAGTTTTAAAGGAACGTTCGATGGAGAATGCCCCTTCTACTGCTCTTTCTCTGGCTCTAAT GACGAGATGCAATGGGCTGCAACATGGCTGTACAAGGCCACCCAGAACCAAACCTACTACCATTACATCGAAGATCAGTCTGTTGATGCTACCATAAGTGAATTTAATTGGGACCTCAAATATGCCGGAAGCCAGATCCTTCTCACCGAA CTGTATTTTCAAGGGCAACAGAACTTGGATGAGTACAAGAAGATGGCTGACAGTTACATATGTGCAATACTCCCCAGCAGTCCTTATGCCCAAGCTCCCTTCACGCCTG GAGGACTGCTTTACATGAGAGATGGAGCCAATTTGCAGTATGCTACAGCTGCAGCTTTGGCATTCAGCGTCTACGGTGATTTGCTTGAAAGATACAAACAGCAGGTCTTTTGTGGTAGCAAGCAATTTGGATCTGCTGACCTCCTCGGTTTTGCTAAGAAACAG ATGGATTATATATTGGGAGCGAATCCACAGCAGAGGTCATACATGGTAGGATTTGGAAAGAATTTCCCACAACAGCCACATCATAGAGGAGCATCAAATCCTGTCATGCCAAAGTCTCAAGTAGTGACCTGTGCTAAGACTTTTCTTGACTACTTCGTTAAAAATTCTCCAAACCCAAACGAGCTCACTGGTGCCATCGTTGGTGGTCCTGACAAGGGTGATAATTTTCAAGACCGACGTAACCTTGGGAACTATGAAGAACCATGTACCTATATTAACTCTTGCGCTATTGGTGCCTTGGCTAGATTAACGTCCTCATCCTAA
- the LOC110775519 gene encoding endoglucanase 16 isoform X1, which translates to MKLTSTSMATWIVIMVALSSALIRQAVGQGFNYKEALSKSVLFLECQRSGKLPPSNRIPWRGDSGLDDGKLANVDLVGGYYDAGDNVKYGLPMAFTVTTLAWGAIFYESQLQAAGELQNVIDAIRWGTDYFLKCSSRRNRLYVQVGDPLVDHQCWIRPENMQTTRTVLQIDEHKPGTEIAAETSAAMAAASIVFRKTDKKYARRLLNKAKSLFRFAGSFKGTFDGECPFYCSFSGSNDEMQWAATWLYKATQNQTYYHYIEDQSVDATISEFNWDLKYAGSQILLTELYFQGQQNLDEYKKMADSYICAILPSSPYAQAPFTPGGLLYMRDGANLQYATAAALAFSVYGDLLERYKQQVFCGSKQFGSADLLGFAKKQMDYILGANPQQRSYMVGFGKNFPQQPHHRGASNPVMPKSQVVTCAKTFLDYFVKNSPNPNELTGAIVGGPDKGDNFQDRRNLGNYEEPCTYINSCAIGALARLTSSS; encoded by the exons ATGAAGCTAACGTCTACAAGTATGGCTACATGGATTGTTATCATGGTAGCTTTGTCGAGTGCATTAATCAGGCAGGCGGTAGGGCAAGGATTCAACTACAAAGAGGCGTTAAGCAAATCCGTCCTTTTCTTAGAATGTCAAAGATCGGGGAAGCTGCCTCCCTCTAACAGGATCCCTTGGCGCGGTGATTCTGGTCTTGATGATGGCAAGCTTGCTAAT GTGGACCTGGTAGGGGGATATTATGATGCAGGAGACAATGTAAAGTACGGGCTACCAATGGCGTTCACGGTGACGACCCTGGCATGGGGAGCTATCTTCTATGAGTCTCAGTTGCAGGCTGCAGGGGAACTCCAGAATGTGATAGATGCCATCAGATGGGGAACTGATTATTTCCTGAAATGTAGCTCCAGACGAAATCGCTTGTACGTTCAGGTTGGAGATCCTTTGGTGGATCATCAGTGTTGGATTCGCCCTGAGAATATGCAAACCACACGTACTGTCTTACAGATTGACGAACATAAACCTGGTACTGAGATTGCTGCTGAAACTTCTGCTGCCATGGCTGCTGCTTCTATTGTCTTCCGCAAAACCGATAAAAAATATGCTCGCCGACTCCTCAACAAGGCTAAATCA CTCTTTAGATTTGCTGGAAGTTTTAAAGGAACGTTCGATGGAGAATGCCCCTTCTACTGCTCTTTCTCTGGCTCTAAT GACGAGATGCAATGGGCTGCAACATGGCTGTACAAGGCCACCCAGAACCAAACCTACTACCATTACATCGAAGATCAGTCTGTTGATGCTACCATAAGTGAATTTAATTGGGACCTCAAATATGCCGGAAGCCAGATCCTTCTCACCGAA CTGTATTTTCAAGGGCAACAGAACTTGGATGAGTACAAGAAGATGGCTGACAGTTACATATGTGCAATACTCCCCAGCAGTCCTTATGCCCAAGCTCCCTTCACGCCTG GAGGACTGCTTTACATGAGAGATGGAGCCAATTTGCAGTATGCTACAGCTGCAGCTTTGGCATTCAGCGTCTACGGTGATTTGCTTGAAAGATACAAACAGCAGGTCTTTTGTGGTAGCAAGCAATTTGGATCTGCTGACCTCCTCGGTTTTGCTAAGAAACAG ATGGATTATATATTGGGAGCGAATCCACAGCAGAGGTCATACATGGTAGGATTTGGAAAGAATTTCCCACAACAGCCACATCATAGAGGAGCATCAAATCCTGTCATGCCAAAGTCTCAAGTAGTGACCTGTGCTAAGACTTTTCTTGACTACTTCGTTAAAAATTCTCCAAACCCAAACGAGCTCACTGGTGCCATCGTTGGTGGTCCTGACAAGGGTGATAATTTTCAAGACCGACGTAACCTTGGGAACTATGAAGAACCATGTACCTATATTAACTCTTGCGCTATTGGTGCCTTGGCTAGATTAACGTCCTCATCCTAA